From Columba livia isolate bColLiv1 breed racing homer chromosome 5, bColLiv1.pat.W.v2, whole genome shotgun sequence, one genomic window encodes:
- the LIN52 gene encoding protein lin-52 homolog isoform X3, with the protein MAAPADGADLEASLLSFEKLDRASPDLWPEQLPGVAEFAASFKSPITSSPPKWMAELENDDIDMLKELGSLTTANLMEKVRGLQNLAYQLGLDELFIWPCHRDV; encoded by the exons ATGGCGGCTCCCGCGGACG GCGCCGACCTGGAGGCATCGCTGTTGAGCTTCGAGAAGCTGGACCGCGCCTCCCCGGACCTGTGGCCCGAGCAGC TGCCCGGCGTCGCCGAGTTCGCCGCTTCCTTCAAAAGC CCTATTACAAGTTCTCCTCCCAAATGGATGGCTGAATTGGAAAATGATGATATCGACATGTTAAAGG AGCTGGGGAGCCTCACTACAGCCAACCTGATGGAAAAAGTCCGTGGCCTGCAGAACCTGGCTTACCAGCTGGGACTGGATGAAT